A genomic window from Camelina sativa cultivar DH55 chromosome 2, Cs, whole genome shotgun sequence includes:
- the LOC104715442 gene encoding uncharacterized protein LOC104715442 yields MNLSPFKRDIDELIGEFVECDLTTFADMKSVWLSRKFSYIYEASPTSNLAFFMQSLYAHTIGHMVSIDSFSRRLGGLYCLYCLYEIQPFKPKLRVYISLQELGKFRDLVVEAKDKGVEIAAAVAKQMLDRNMFIYGAVGEEDSATKKLNSQLTEVQKARVRFACDKLLSETEIEQFIHLDMGNEVDLSSLHKRSLDYAEAKKRAIKGAGKIVEIEDIKHISQEKELMGEKVERLKEEWDAQRISLYEQTKLDGLTRTQKLLKDVGHDEDDGFDELDRLLS; encoded by the coding sequence TTGCTGATATGAAGAGCGTGTGGCTATCCCGaaagttttcttatatatatgaagCTAGTCCTACCAGCAACTTAGCCTTTTTCATGCAGTCGTTATATGCGCATACCATTGGTCACATGGTTAGTATTGATTCTTTTTCACGGAGACTTGGAGGTCTTTATTGTCTCTATTGCCTTTATGAGATCCAACCTTTTAAACCCAAGTTGAGAGTTTATATCTCACTTCAAGAGCTTGGGAAATTTAGGGATCTTGTAGTCGAGGCAAAAGATAAAGGTGTAGAGATAGCTGCTGCTGTGGCAAAACAAATGCTTGATAGGAACATGTTTATATATGGAGCTGTGGGTGAAGAAGATTCTGCAACCAAGAAACTTAATAGTCAATTAACAGAAGTACAGAAGGCACGAGTGCGGTTTGCCTGTGATAAATTACTCTCTGAAACCGAGATCGAGCAATTTATTCATTTGGATATGGGTAACGAAGTTGATCTGAGTTCCCTACATAAAAGGTCTTTAGATTATGCAGAGGCCAAGAAGCGTGCAATCAAAGGAGCAGGAAAAATAGTGGAGATTGAAGATATAAAGCACATATCACAAGAGAAAGAGTTGATGGGAGAGAAAGTGGAGAGATTGAAAGAGGAATGGGATGCACAAAGAATTTCATTATATGAACAAACCAAGCTTGATGGTCTTACTAGGACACAGAAACTATTGAAAGATGTGGGacatgatgaagatgatgggtTTGATGAGCTTGATCGCTTACTTTCTTAG